Part of the Gemmatimonadota bacterium genome is shown below.
TCCGGCTCACTGGCGAGCCTCCCTTGTCCTCCTCCGATACCCTCTTCAAAGACCTGATCGTCATCGAGGCCGCGAACGTGCTAGCCGGTCCCGCCGTGGGCATGTTCTTCGCAGAACTCGGCGCCTCGGTGATCAAGGTGGAGAACATCAAGACCGGCGGCGACACGACCCGTCAGTGGAAACTGCCGGCCGAAGACGGAAACTCCGACGTGTCCGCCTATTTCTCTTCGGTGAACTGGGGCAAGCGGTCTATCGGCGTGGATTTCTCGATTCCTGCGGGATACGAGGTGATCGTGGACCTGGCACGGCGCGCCGACGTCTTTCTGCAGAGCTTCAAACCGGGCGACGCCAGGAAGTTCGGGCTCGATTACCCGGCCCTGCGCGGCGTAAACGGCCGGCTCATTTACGCGGATATCACCGCCTTTGGAGAGGAGGACGAACGGCCGGGGTTCGATGCCGTCCTGCAGGCGGAAACCGGTTTCATGGGCATGAACGGCACCGAGGCGAGCGGCCCGGTCAAGATGCCGGTGGCCCTCATCGACCTGCTGCTGGCCCATCAGCTGAAAGAAGCCCTGCTGATCGCCCTCATCGAACGGATACAGTCCGGGCGGGGGTCATACAACACGGTTTCGCTGTTCCAGTCCGGCGTCGCGTCCCTCGCCAACCAGGCCGCGAACTACCTGGTGGC
Proteins encoded:
- a CDS encoding CoA transferase, with the translated sequence MSSSDTLFKDLIVIEAANVLAGPAVGMFFAELGASVIKVENIKTGGDTTRQWKLPAEDGNSDVSAYFSSVNWGKRSIGVDFSIPAGYEVIVDLARRADVFLQSFKPGDARKFGLDYPALRGVNGRLIYADITAFGEEDERPGFDAVLQAETGFMGMNGTEASGPVKMPVALIDLLLAHQLKEALLIALIERIQSGRGSYNTVSLFQSGVASLANQAANYLVAGSVPGRTGSDHPNIAPYGTVFRTRNGDPVVLAVGTDSQFQALCEVLGIPEAAADARFATNQQRVVHRDALNALLAQRMAELERDDLLDELRARKVPAGAVRSLDEVLAQDSVEPLLLQGKRTDGVPIRGLRTITFESGAVSPPSSLDAPPAFNADRRFVLADVLGYTEERIRELQDARAVL